The genomic region GTAAGCGAGACAGATTTTCGTTGGAAACAATGATATCTGAAGGAGCACATGTcgatgaaatgaaaattttcacataTCTCGACCATCCTCTGAATGTCATTTGTTCTCCACCCGGAATGGGTAAGAGCACGCTGGTGACTCGCTTGACCAGCAATTGTCCCTCCACTTATTGGAGTGTTCGTGTAAATTTGATCGATCACAAAGGACTTTTTAAGAATGAACATGAGCACAATGTAATATTGCACCGTTTTGTTCAAGAAGAGGAAGATCCATTAGTGGATAAGATTCGTTCGAtgcttttacaaaataaaagaatgtatttttttctcgACGGATTGGACGAAATAGATAGTGACTCTCTTCAGGACGCTTTGGATTTTATTAAGTACATCTCTTCGTTGGGTCACCGGGTGTGGATTACTTCACGTGAAAATTTGGAGCAAAAAGTGTCGCAAATCCTAAACATATTTCCCATAAAAATTGAAGAGCTGACAGAAGAGCAGCAGAAGACATACATCCAAAAGCGTCTTCAGGATTTGTACCAAAAAGAAGAAGTTGTTGAAATTACCAATAAAATATACGCAAGTGTGGATATCGTTAACAGTCGATATTTGTTAGGAGTCCCTTTGCAACTGTTCATTgttacagaaaattttcgcgaCAATAAAGATTTAAGGAGAGAACCCGACcaagaaatttttgtattgactaaaatgtataaaatatttttccaaggAAAGAAGAAGCATCAACATCGAAAATTGGGAGTGCACGAATACGAGAACCAGCTCGGGTTTGACTTTGATCTGTATCTGGAACAATACGAATTGCCAGCACTGGAATCTTGTCTTGACACCACGACTTTTGGCAAGTTAAAGATAAATTTGGGAAAGAGTCAAAActtcttggaaaaattaaaaactggaGATCCGTTTGGAATAGTCAGTAGAGTGACCGACGATAATCAAGTCATCTTCAGCCACCAGACTTACGCAGAATATTTTGCTTGTGTGTGGCTGAAGAAAAATCTAAACACGGTTTCGTCGCTGCGAGATGACTTagttaaagaagaaaataaaaatttgatgtttaTATTCGATATTATGTTGGCTGAAAAAAGTGCACTTCACTTAGCTGTAATCTACAAACATAATGATTTAGTTTTAAAGCATTTGGACAAGAGGGAAGTGAAAGATGAAGGTGGTCGAAGTGCACTTCACTTGTTGTGCTCTTTTGGCGTCCCACATCCTCTTTCGTggaataaatttgacaacttattTCCCTACTACACAAGGAAATattattctgaaaataacatCGAAGGAGTCTCTACACAGTACAGAGAAATATTCGAAATGTTGACACATTGTGATGTATTTCAAAAGGACGACGTCTTTCAAATGGACGTGATATTTAAATGGAACTGTCTTGACTACGCCATTCGACACCATAACTTGTTCGCTGTAGAAAAATTTCTAGAAAAATGTGGAGACTCGATAAGCCTTGAAAGTTTATTCGATCACTATGACGCTGAAACACTTGCACTATATTCGTCACAGATGgcttatacaaatttattgcGTGCTACCATTAGAAATGACTCAAAAGCTCTATCAGTCAGAACTGAAAAAGCCGGTTTGACATTGTTGCACGTGACCTTTATTCGAATTGAAGGGAATAAcaaattacaacaaatgttaatggaggaaagaaaaaaagtgattACAATGTTAATAGAAGGCGGTTTAGATGTAAATGCACAATGTAAGCGTAAGACCACCGCTTTGCATCGGGCTTCTGCACTTAATGATGATGTGATCGTTAAACTTTTACTGGACCGAGGAGCAAATATCAATTTGACTGCTATCGGTCGACAGAACGCACTACATTTCGCTCTCACAAATCCTAAAGTAAATATGAAATTAGTAAAACTCTTGATAGATGAAAAAATAGATATGGAAGCCGAGGATATGTACGGAATAAATCCATTACATATTTGTTGCCAAGAAGGACATTACGATGCTTtggtaattttattagaaaatggTGCCAGCGTAAACGCTAAAAATGACGGAGACCCAAGTCCACTTCACACTGCCGTTTTAACGAGATCGAAAAATTACAACTGTGTAAAAGTGCTACTTGATTACGAAGCTGACGTTAATGCTGTCGATAATTTGGAGAGGACTGTGTTACATACAGCTCTCAAAGGAACATCCTCCCCTGATGTTGAGGTGATTCAGTTGTTACTAAGTAAAGGTGTTGACGCCAACAAGCGAGATCGCCACCAACAAACTGCTCTAGATTATGCTGTAACACGTTCTGAATCAGATGACTTGGTGAAGATACTGTTCAATGCTACAGCACACGATCAGTATGTAACGTTTCTTCACTACGCTGTCTACCAAGGCAATTGTTTTGCtgtaaatttatttctaaaaGATGGACCAGATCTGGATAAGATCAATGTCAACAACCGCCAATACCCTTTGCACTTTGCAGTTGAAAATCAACACCTTCGGAGCGATCTGTTATTGAAAATGACCAAGTTTATACAAGATTGTATCGAGAAAAAAGCTGTTTTCGAACCAAGTCtaattgttatatttttaaagaaatatttctcAAATGGCTATGGGTCCGATTGTGTAAGTTTTTTTAAGATCAATTTGTGTTTTTCGTTTGTGCTTATTTGAGTTAGAATATTTGCTAAATAAAAACGATGTATGTGTGCCGATGTACCGGGTcatttcattataaatgattgtagtccaagttggcgtagaaactgaatgtaaaatttatggttgctgctccatataaaaatgatcaaaattatgtgaatacacaccgttcacacacaagAGTTAAATTGGATGCCAAACAACTCAATACTTTTAGATGCAatcgtttattaaaaaaaattaaatcctcATCATTATTTGCATTTTACCTGGTCAGACTCGTCATCTTAGagtgaataatcctgtacaattggtacaatgtTTGTCTTAATCATAAAATCGATCATATCTACACAAAAATTGTTGCATTCTTGAAAATGAGTCAAGCTCTTAATTTTCTGTTTGAAATAACATTTAGCAAATTGACGTTATTACCATATCGACATAAACATTTAAACCAAAATTGTAGAttgatttaattgaaatttcatTGATAGTACCTTCagcttttttttattcttttcctcAATATTATAACGATATCGTGATTAGATATCTACTCGTATTTCAAGAATATTGTAATTTTCAACATGTCTTATGTTTCTACATTTACTGACACAAAAAGTTTTGATAAGTCTTAAAACATATAAATGTTGAACACgaaatctttttctttttcagtaAAAAAGTTTACATTTTCTAGATACCGGATCCTACCACGTTTGATGGATCGATGCTATTAGAACCGCGCTTTTGAAGAAATGAAACAATCTTCGTCGATCTTATTGAGTTTAGAagttgaacatttttattacggTTTATATGATTAGTTAGAAAACGAGTGTCATTTACAAAAACGACTAAAGAAACGTtatcaataaatttataatagtagtttatttgacgagtttgtgtgtaaattgggccttttttggcccacgagtgccaaaaaaggcccaatttacacacgaacgagttgaatacaacgtttttttgttcgtagagccccttaaaggctccaaatcgcttaaaacctttaaaattagcttgacgtttcgttttgacaagttgtgacatttatcaaaatccgttcacacaggagaaaattctcaaattctgacagtgtcgaacaaaaaaattatttatgaacTGTAAATCACAGGCATTATACATGGAATAAGTAAAGACGTAGGTAATGCATATTTCGTAACTACTACAAACTAAGGCCgccaatttgtttttttttcctcttgaaACTCACACAatatttagattttatttaaactaaTAAGTGAAATTTCTATTAACGAATAGATATGGTAAAAAATACAGAATTTAAACATAATACAAAGTTTTAACTAAACCCTATGTGTACATCGTCATTAATCTGCATAAAATGTAATCTTCAACCGCATACAAAATTCTGATGAATATTTTTCTGCAGAAAGTTTATCTCCAGAATAGAATTTAACAGATTAAGGCccatattcaccaacgccagttaaagttaactgtaggttaacatatacgaaaatattgttgtaacaataggtaactaaggtaacgaaacattttaacctacagttaacgttaactggcgttggtgaatacggccgtaaggggcgtattctgtaatttttaaaggggcgttaaaatttcaagcacTGATTTGTCATTGCtatgacaacttaatttaacTGCCTTTAAAATTTCGCGGAGcagttacagaatacgccctTAATAACGTCCAAATTAATGCACATTTACGTACCTAGCTTAAGACACATACCGCGTGAGCAataataactgtttcagttggcaataaaaatttttacttgaaattggaaagactgtgaattgtacctatttcagtttgtattattgtcattattgacAGCCGAcatcaatttcaaatttaaacgcctcggtttttgtaatcttttattgataaaatgGTTTTGTAGTTAGctcaaacagtaattgttgctcTCGCTGTACTACCtacaatttgtcatttaatcaaagaaccaccagCACTTTACACCCAAGATTCGATCGGCAACATTGTGTTAATTTGAAGTTACGTTACCTGGAAATGAGAAATGTCATCACCTAGCTAACCAACAAGCACAAGAGCGGATAACAGTATGATTTCTATTTCGTGgcgtttttaagaaaaattgttgaattcaaatttcaaattttatgcgTAAACTCGAGTTTGGATACCTCgaatgacatctgataatgACAGACGGCAGGTGCAGTCTAGCCAATCggataaaattaaatacactacaattttattttttgccaaCATGATGCAACCGATGGTGTTTATTTGATTCGAAAACAGTTTGTTATCGCTTTGTAgccttaatttaatttttatggatTGTTTAATACAAATACATTacaatttgttaataaattagtTCATGTAGAATTGTTTTACCAGACATTGCATTttacatgaaaaaataaataatgaaaaggGGTGTTCTgaacttgttagatccttctaatgacccagaattttttttcaggttatatcggaaccaccctgtatataaaaatcAAGTAATTTTAGAgccaataattaattaaatgttaatttcTGATATAAAGTTGTAATTGAAAGCAGCTTCAGTTCACTCTTAAGTaaacaaaatgtagaaaaaaacactttttttccctaccggttagaaatgtaggctgtggatacctcatttgaggtgagaaaattcaactttctcgctaaggtaagaaagttaatcatgaaatgtttatggtaaaactgtaccaaaataaaaatgtcaaaagtgtcaaaagtgaaataagttattgataaatgaaagccaattcaataaagcaagttggtagatcaatcatataatctggaaaataaacagataagctaggtaggtactaCCCTAGATGGTACTACAActtctgtttatatcaaattttcgaacaaacatcaaatcttcaaattatATGacaatgacaatttaattaaacaaataacccaacctactattcaattctcaaaattttcgttttaatcaggaatataaccatctttttttgacttttttcaacgaagttgtgTCGGTAGGGAAAAAGatagtattcaaaccttgttaagaaagtgcccttgcagaccttgggcacttacaaacctcgcctacggctcggtttagaagaaagcactttcttaccttggtttgaaatatactattacaataGGGGCATATTTCCGAtatgaaaaattgataaattgaCAGTACTGGTTGTGTTTTCTCATACGTTTTGCAACACCAGATTTGTCGAGTTATGGACAAATTTTTCTCAACAACGAGCGTAGATACTGAAAGGCTGATTTTCTGGAAATCTCAGCCGAGTTTCCCCCTTTATGAATTGGCACAGTTTTAAAGTTTTCCAAACATTTGGAAACGTGCCCTGCTCCAGGGacagattaaaaatgtgtaccAACGGTTCGATGAATAAGGAAATTTTGGGTTTAACCTGGTTCAACGCTTTTTCTACGTCCGATTTATTAAGTTTCTTTAAAGTGATACGAGTACATGGCTAGAAGCTGTTACTATACGACCTTACTGTAAATTTACCAAGAACAGAAGACGTGgaataaaaattcataaagtaATCTGTAAAAGAGTTGACTATGTCTTGGGATTGATTGTAGATGACATCATCATAGATCGTTTTAGATGGAATCCTGGCTTGAACTTTTTTGGATCCTTCTGCAAGGAGTTCTCAACGAAATggatacaggctgtttgataaaaaacgcctcaacccataacttttttatttattatccgatttcaatgaacaaaaaaaccaaagatatggtttttcatgcgctacgaagcagcaataaaatatattttttttggcgttattttcagtagctaccgatagtcaactttttttttaaatggacacatgtagttttttaggcttagtctattaaagtatttttttaaatctaatgatgtattaaaagttatcgtttggtccgtagctgactgaaaaaaaaaaataaacaatttttaattgtggttcaacttattatgaaattttcgagTGTGCCgggaaaaacaattggaatacaaatagcaacaaatgtcaagtgtgagtttgaaaattttcaggtgcaatcttgaagagttttaatattattttcttggaaaacatgaataataataattaatattattattttttctattaaatttttatttttgactaattacgattttcaTTACattcgaacataaaataatcgtcaaatgactgctatcctgcatgactgacaatgttattttatacttaaataagaaaagtttaaaaaagcagatgaaaatttcaaagctgacgtttagatgacattcatcgtactttgtattccgattgtttttcacggcactcttaaaaatgttataataagctgaaccacaaaaaaatgttttatttttttttcagttagctatgaaccaaatgataactttcaatacatcattagattcagaaaaaaaaaccttaccacaccaagcctaaaaaactacatgtgtccattaaaaaaaaaaaagttgactatcgttagttattgaagataacgccaaaaaaatatatttaatggctgttttgtagcgcttgaaaaaccatatctttgatttttttgttcattgaaatcgggtcataaataaaaaagttatgggttgaggcgtttttcatcaaacaacCTGTATAGGCGTTATAGTCACGCAAGATTTGGGTCTTCACCAATCTTCTCAATCTCACGTTTTCTTTGTGGACACTTTCAATTCTAAACctcttatattttttataacaccGTTCCTTTCAACGTATGTTACCTTTCAGCTCTTTAGTATACCATCTGGGGTAatcacgagagacttccgatgaaaatttcgttagaTGCAACCGAAACTACAATTTCCAGTAGCTTCTAGCTTCCTAAagttataaaaagtaatacttAAAAAAACGGTTGCTGCCCCTTATTGTCTGTCATGTCAGTTTTCACATTTAGGTATATTAACTTTTACCAAGGCGATTTTCATTTAACTTGAGACCGCCTTGCTTTtgctcataacctcaataaagaaaaagtgtcatgattaatcttattcgccaagctacttcgattgctaacttatttcgaattatacaaaataaatcaagttCTAGGtgtttcttgtatttttggttgcatataacgaaattttaatCGGAAGTcgctcgtgaataaccctgtaaaGCTAGCTTCTCATAAAAAGCCGCGCAAACCTCGTTTATATCACGCAGGGAGTAAATGGGTGACCAATCGACTTCCTCCAAGTACAGCACAGTATGCTACTGGGTTGAAGTAATTGtaaggaaagaaaaaagattttgGAAATATCGAGCAAATTTTCAATGCTTCATAACACAAAAACAGAAAGACTtttactagaaaaaaaaattgtatttaacttctattcatCGTCACCAACTACCGATTATTTTAGACATGCATTTcgaggacacctgtataaaatctattctaaaatttgaaaacactaaaaatgtcagttttattttatacatgaatTCCCCGACAAATATAAAGagtaattcaaaaatttgtctTCAAATTTAATACAAGACAAATGAAAAGATTGTTATGAGGAAACTGCAACAATTGGATCCTAAGAAACATCTGCTAATGAAGTAGGCAATAAAGTTTctcagttttaattaaatcagcGTATCTAGTGGGTAACATGAAGGTCTTGATGAttatttgaaacatttttatttctttgccCATCAGACTAACACGACAGGAGCACTATCGTTAACCACCGCTATGTTGAgggaaaagtttaaaattaacaatgatATTTACTCTTCAAGTTTTATCGAGTTTATAGAAACGTGGTAGTCTGATAACTTTATCCTGACTAAATATGACGTGGTAGCAGAATTAGCTGAGTTAATCCTTCCATCACTTTTAATCGCTGTAATCACTACTATCATATTTATATCAAAAGATAtcatacaaaacaaaattttttaaaaatactttaatACATGGATCAATATCTACTAATCATTTGTGACAGTGACAAATTAGATGgttcaaataaaaacttcattgAAATTTGATGTTGCCAATGGTCCTCTATAACGATAGAATATTTGGAATACAAATGGtaagaaattataaatacTAGAAGTTGCCCAGCGGTCGAAGTTCGATCgttattcataaaaattttaagtttgaacgttattgagattttttttatcaaagagtaTACCTCTATAAACCTTGCttataatttattgaaaaaacgaTAACgagttttttgacatttccttgggtttttttaattgccatACTGGCCAGATTTCTCCAAGGCTACACAGTTAATTTGCCTATGTTTCTCAAattatacagggcaagtcacataaagcttatttctgaatttattttgtacgccaccaaaaatactaatgacggtGACCACTTGAcaccgtttataatgtgatttaatgtATGTAATTCATCCACTTGTACGTAATAATGCTCTTTACTACTCTCGTaatgtaatatactataaaCTGCGCTCTGCGCAATCTAATTATGG from Tenebrio molitor chromosome 8, icTenMoli1.1, whole genome shotgun sequence harbors:
- the LOC138137593 gene encoding uncharacterized protein isoform X2; this translates as MSEFCKKTGSLLIICNVSQPWNKAIRQLDLHVMELDQYLQLEERNKCDVLLTSNKWPHVQFDDICEKTNRNVHLLQVFDDKSCTCTWVLSKRDRFSLETMISEGAHVDEMKIFTYLDHPLNVICSPPGMGKSTLVTRLTSNCPSTYWSVRVNLIDHKGLFKNEHEHNVILHRFVQEEEDPLVDKIRSMLLQNKRMYFFLDGLDEIDSDSLQDALDFIKYISSLGHRVWITSRENLEQKVSQILNIFPIKIEELTEEQQKTYIQKRLQDLYQKEEVVEITNKIYASVDIVNSRYLLGVPLQLFIVTENFRDNKDLRREPDQEIFVLTKMYKIFFQGKKKHQHRKLGVHEYENQLGFDFDLYLEQYELPALESCLDTTTFGKLKINLGKSQNFLEKLKTGDPFGIVSRVTDDNQVIFSHQTYAEYFACVWLKKNLNTVSSLRDDLVKEENKNLMFIFDIMLAEKSALHLAVIYKHNDLVLKHLDKREVKDEGGRSALHLLCSFGVPHPLSWNKFDNLFPYYTRKYYSENNIEGVSTQYREIFEMLTHCDVFQKDDVFQMDVIFKWNCLDYAIRHHNLFAVEKFLEKCGDSISLESLFDHYDAETLALYSSQMAYTNLLRATIRNDSKALSVRTEKAGLTLLHVTFIRIEGNNKLQQMLMEERKKVITMLIEGGLDVNAQCKRKTTALHRASALNDDVIVKLLLDRGANINLTAIGRQNALHFALTNPKVNMKLVKLLIDEKIDMEAEDMYGINPLHICCQEGHYDALVILLENGASVNAKNDGDPSPLHTAVLTRSKNYNCVKVLLDYEADVNAVDNLERTVLHTALKGTSSPDVEVIQLLLSKGVDANKRDRHQQTALDYAVTRSESDDLVKILFNATAHDQYVTFLHYAVYQGNCFAVNLFLKDGPDLDKINVNNRQYPLHFAVENQHLRSDLLLKMTKFIQDCIEKKAVFEPSLIVIFLKKYFSNGYGSDCIPDPTT
- the LOC138137593 gene encoding uncharacterized protein isoform X1 — protein: MSEFCKKTGSLLIICNVSQPWNKAIRQLDLHVMELDQYLQLEERNKCDVLLTSNKWPHVQFDDICEKTNRNVHLLQVFDDKSCTCTWVLSKRDRFSLETMISEGAHVDEMKIFTYLDHPLNVICSPPGMGKSTLVTRLTSNCPSTYWSVRVNLIDHKGLFKNEHEHNVILHRFVQEEEDPLVDKIRSMLLQNKRMYFFLDGLDEIDSDSLQDALDFIKYISSLGHRVWITSRENLEQKVSQILNIFPIKIEELTEEQQKTYIQKRLQDLYQKEEVVEITNKIYASVDIVNSRYLLGVPLQLFIVTENFRDNKDLRREPDQEIFVLTKMYKIFFQGKKKHQHRKLGVHEYENQLGFDFDLYLEQYELPALESCLDTTTFGKLKINLGKSQNFLEKLKTGDPFGIVSRVTDDNQVIFSHQTYAEYFACVWLKKNLNTVSSLRDDLVKEENKNLMFIFDIMLAEKSALHLAVIYKHNDLVLKHLDKREVKDEGGRSALHLLCSFGVPHPLSWNKFDNLFPYYTRKYYSENNIEGVSTQYREIFEMLTHCDVFQKDDVFQMDVIFKWNCLDYAIRHHNLFAVEKFLEKCGDSISLESLFDHYDAETLALYSSQMAYTNLLRATIRNDSKALSVRTEKAGLTLLHVTFIRIEGNNKLQQMLMEERKKVITMLIEGGLDVNAQCKRKTTALHRASALNDDVIVKLLLDRGANINLTAIGRQNALHFALTNPKVNMKLVKLLIDEKIDMEAEDMYGINPLHICCQEGHYDALVILLENGASVNAKNDGDPSPLHTAVLTRSKNYNCVKVLLDYEADVNAVDNLERTVLHTALKGTSSPDVEVIQLLLSKGVDANKRDRHQQTALDYAVTRSESDDLVKILFNATAHDQYVTFLHYAVYQGNCFAVNLFLKDGPDLDKINVNNRQYPLHFAVENQHLRSDLLLKMTKFIQDCIEKKAVFEPSLIVIFLKKYFSNGYGSDCIPDPTTFDGSMLLEPRF